Part of the Mauremys mutica isolate MM-2020 ecotype Southern chromosome 1, ASM2049712v1, whole genome shotgun sequence genome is shown below.
TATTTGGCAGTATCCCTTTGTGAGGTCTAAAGTGACTATACATCCGGGAGTTCAAACTATTCTAATATTCCAGCTACTCTATGAATCGGGTTATCATCAAATGTCAATACAGTGTTGAATTCCAAAAGTCGATGCAGAAACAGGTTGTGTTGTTCTGCGTCAGAACTAGTACCGTAGGATTTCTCCACTCACTCTGATTCCTTCACCAGACCCAGGGCCAAAATGACCTGCAGTTCATCTCAAATGGTATCTCACATTTTATGAATGAACAGCTTTGGAGTTTCCCTAATCTGTTGCCCTGGGACCATTTCAGTGTGGTGGTGTTTTAGGTAGATGTGCCCTGCTGGGATGAGAACATGGTGGTAAAGGAATCAATCAACTGCTACATCTGGATCTTTTCTTTAGGCTACAGTCCCTCCCCCATGCTTGTGTGATGAGTGCCTGTTGCCCTAATTTGGGCTCTGGAGGGTATGAGTGTGATGGGTTTCACCTGCTTTGCTGGTGATTCAGCCTCTCCacgccctgttatcacccaacacaacagcagaGGGCACCACACACTGTCTCTTAAGATCACCAGTCTCTTcaagatcttaagcttagtaCGCATTTGTCATGGGTTGGACCCGCTGGGATGTCACCGggtgtgctgagataccactgagtcaGCCTATTGTGCCAGCCTGGTCTTGCTGGACCAGACTCACTAGCCACACAGGCAAGGCCCCGCCCAGccgcacagagagacagagatccgCTCTGAGAAGGCTCAGCTTATGGTCCTTGCTATAGCACCCAGctgtccacctcccttgggaTACACACCCAAAATAATATGAAATTCGCCTCTTCCCTTGATATGGAGGAGGGTATTCACAACTTCTCACCCCACAGTTAGAAATCACATAAACTGGTTTATATTATAAaccagaaataagtttattaactataacagTTGTATTTTAAGTAAACAAAGCAGgcaagctaagctcaatatacttaagaaacaggttacaaaatgtaaattcTCCCCCTAAATGTTCTTCTAGGGAGATTGCAAAGTTTtggtggttcagagttccagttatattccttttcagactggtCCCCTTGCCTTCCCCTCAGGTGGCTcatgcagtctttcttcttgggcaaaCAGCCATAGAGGGGAGGAGTCAGGGCTTCCTCCCCACCAGTAAATTTAcaaaggtgggaatcctttgtctcccagggaggtggtagaatctccatccttaaaggtttttaaggtccggcaTTGACTCTGCTGTGGGGGGATCAAACAGCAGGATGTTTGAGCTGCCAAGAAGGCCACCTCCTTCCCAAAAGTTCtgccccctcaggagtctgttTCCAGGCATACTGGCTCTGTACAGACTAGGGACTGGAGTCCTGAAGGGAACGTCTCACAACAAGGTCCTATGCACAGTGGGCTGAAGTGAAGAGTTAAGTCTATCTTGATTGTAGCAGAGAAACCAGTCACTTTTTGAGCCTCTCAcagagcggggaggggagaaCTTGCACTGCATGTaagattgctcagagctccagcatgAAACTGGTGAAAAGACCGCTGAGAGTTTTTGGcttaagtttagaggcaagagtAACCAGAGTGATGTCTTGCTGGGCGTCTGCTATAgatcaccagaccaggaggatgaggtagacgaggctttcttcagacaactaacagaagtctccagatcacaggccctggttctcatgagaggcttcaatcaccctgacatctgctggaagagcaatacagcaatgcacaggcaatccaggacaTTTTTGGAGAGCCTTttggacaatttcctggtgcgagtgctggaggaaccaactaagtGTCTTGCTCCTCTTGAcatgctgctcacaaacagggagaCCATCTACCCCTACAGTCCCCTCCATGTTCCTGTGCCTAACCCTCCTTTTCCCCACCCAGTACCCTTCATCGGCCAAGTTGGAAACCAGATCCGGGTTGGAGGGCCTGATCCTCTCGGGGTGGGGATGGTGGCCAAGAGCAGCCTCCaacccatgtccctgccccccggaAAGCCCCGTTCAGAGCTGATGGAGTGTCTCCGGTTCTCCACAGATGCCCGCATGGCTCTTACACTGACCCATCTCTGGCTTCCGGCCTGGTCTGGATGCAGGACCTCAGTGACtgagtagctgcagctgggccatggtaagagccaccaGGGGTTGGCAGTTTTGGGGAGCCGCAGACCCTGCATCTGCCCtaggcagggggtgtgtgggggtaggGACATTGGCATGGGgcttctcttcttccccccttccccacagatTCCCAGGGTCATGGGCTGCTTTTACCTGGCccgggctccagcttctggcctggctgggggcgtAACCTCAGAGTGAAGAGGAAGGGCAGGGGTTCAGACCTGTGACAAAAGCAGATTGACCAATCCCGTCCACTCTCAAAGGTGAGAGGGTCATGGTCCCTTCTCCACACCTCCCTGTCCCACCATCTGGAGCTCCAGCAACAGTCTCCAGCCTGTGCGGCGGTGACACCGCAGATAAGATGCCTGCTCTGGTAGTGGTACACggcctcaggctctaggtggcaggacccttctccccagcatctgcCCTCCCATCAGATTCATGTCCCTGCTTCTGAGTCCAGCCTTCAAAGCCTTCCTGCAGAGCATCATCTCCCTCTGCTGGGGCCTCTGCATGTGGCCTCCTCACCTTGCTCTTCTGAGCTGCTCTTTGTTCTCGGCTGCCGTGTTACTTGTGCCATGGCTGGCATCCACTGTCCTGGCTCTGGCCCCACAACTTCCTGCTCTACTTTTGCTCTGGCTCCCATGCTGACCCAACTCCTGGCTCTTGTCTGCTACCACTCCCCACCTCTGCCTTCTTCCtcagtgctgctgctctgcctccggTCCAGCTGTGCCTTCTGGGTTATTTTTCTGGACCCTCAGGTCTGGAGTTGCCAGATTTCTCCTGCATTCATAGCCCAATATCACTTAAAAACTAAACTGATAAGAGCCCAATCCACTTCTTTCAAcaaagggtttgggtttttttattaataCATCGGTGTATACATAAGTAACAAATGAAAACTTTCATTAGATTCCTAGTACagatttaatatatatttaaaaaaaaacctacaagGCATAGCAGGAGTTTGTCCACACTAGCTACAACACTATGAGATGATAATCAAAGTAAAAAGCCCCTTACTGGTACTTGTATCCCGGTTGAGGACTGATAAATGTTTCAAACATTACATTAGCCCAAAAGGAGCCCACAATATATGTAGtacaaaaacaacaataaaatgaTTATGATATTTATTTCTAACAGCATTCAGTGTGCGTAGTCAATGTCCATAGTTTGTCTTGAAAAGAAATGATGGTTCTGTGTTTGCCTGGCCTCATATTCAGGACAATCAGGTTCAGCAGTTTTAGGTTGAAGTTGCCAAACACATGGATGCCACTGGGGACAAAGACTTTATTGAACTTGGCTTGTTCGCTCTTTCATTGCTGTCCCTTCCTTTTAGTAACACTGCAGTTGAAAAACTGTTTTCTCAGATGAACTTGACAAAAACATGTGTTTGAAACTTCAACCCCAAACTGCTCAACTTGGTTGTCCTGAGTATGAGGCCAGTGAATTGTAGGTAAAACTCTCCACTGCTGCTCCAAATACCCAAGGTGTTCACAAACCATAGCAAAAATGAGATATTAGCCATTCTAGCTTATGCAGGGCTGAGTGCAGTAGAAGGACTTAGGACTGCAAGCAATTCAGTCACCTAGATGTTtggtgacaagtatcagaggggtagccgtgttagtctggttctgtagaagcagcaaagaatcctgtggcaccttatagactaacagacattttgcagcatgagctttcatgggtgaatacccacttcttcacttgcatccgaagaagtgggtattcacccacgaaagctcatgctgcaaaacgtctgttagtctataaggtgccacaggattctttgctgcttctagatgTTTGGCGATAATCCCTGTTTCACCTTTTTCGCAAACTTCAACATGAAATTTTGACACCTACTCTTCATGTCTTCGAAAATGGGAACGGCTAGTGTGTATTttgagagtagttatcagtggttcacagtcatgctggaaggtcataacgagtggggtcccacagggatcagttctgggtctggttttgttcaatatcttcatcaatgatttagatgatGAGCCtatagagtacacttataaagtttgcaaatgataccacactgggaggggttgcaagagctttggaagataggattaaaattcaaaatgatctggacaaactggagaaatggtctggagtaaataggatgaacttcaataaggacaaatgcaaagtaccccacttaggaaagaacaatccgttgcacacatataaaatgggaaatgactgcctaggaaggagcacagcagaaagggatctgggggtcatagtggatcaacagtgtaacgctgttgcaaaaaaaaacccaatcattCTGGGATCTATTAGTGGGAGTATtggaagcaagacacaagaagtaattcttctccagtactccgtgctgattaggtctcagtcagagtattgtgtccagttctgggtgctacaattcaggaaaaatgtggacaaaagggaaaaagtccagagaagagcaacaaaaatggttaaaactctagaaaacatgacctatgagataagattgaaaaaattgggtatgtttagtctggagaagaggagactgagaggggacatgataacagttttcaagtatataaaatgttacaaggaggagggagaaaaattgttcttcttaacctctgaggataggacaagaagcaatgggcttaaattgcagcaagggaggtttaggctggacattaggaaaatcttcctaactgtcagagtggttaggcactggaataaattgcctagggaggtggtggaatctccatcattggggatttttaagagcatgtcagataaacacctgccagggatggtctagatagataatacttagtcttgccttcaatgcaggggactggagtagacgacctgtcaaggtcccttccagttctatgattctatgctcactataaggcaggttttctaatcttttgctaattcttgtgactcttctctgaaccctcttcagtgtaagcagcaaagaatcctgtggcaccttatagactaacagacgttttgcagcatgagctttcgtgggtgaatacccacttcttcagatgcaagtgtatCTCTTCAGTGTATCAACATTCACCTTTAATCATGGACACGAGAACTCGACAgaggattccagcagcagccgcaccactgccaaatacagaggtaaaataacttctatACCTctccttgagattcccctgtttatcatcccaggatcacattggcTCTTTTGGACACCTGGTCACACTGGAGCTCATGTTTAGATAATTATCCCTTCACACCCCCAAATTTGGTCACAGTCATTGTGCTTTCCACGATATTCCCCCATCAGGTAAGCATCACCTAAATTCTTTGTCCTTAGATGCAGATCTCTACATAGCTATGTTAGAACACATATTGTTTACTTCAACCCACTTTATTgaccaatccagattgctctgaatcagtgacctgccctcttcattatttacgaTCTCCAAATTTTTGTGTTATCTGAAAACTTCATCAGTATTCAGGCATGAGAAGGGTTAGCAGCTGCGTTGCTGACACATGTCTCTGCTTACACTTGTCAGTTAACACCTGTAACTTATGTCTCAGACAAAGCTGGGTGCCTGCAAGAAAGTGTCTCACCAAAAGAAACAAGGGAAGTAACAGAGGTGCAGGCCTGTAGCCCTAAATACAAGACCCTTGTGCCATTTGTGCCCATTCTGTTAAGCATAAAGTCATAGCCCAGCATGATAATGTCTTTTTTCCTTGGCTAAAACCTGGCTCCTTTCGAATATAAGAATTGCATTGTGgatcagacctatggtccatctagtccagtgtcctctctCTGATAGTAAAAGCCCCAGGTGCTGCAGAAAAAGGTGTAAGAAACCCAGCACTAGATGGATGCGGGGGATGAACTGACCATCAGGAGGTTGTCACCATAATGCCCAACAGCTAGACATTGGCTTGTGCCTTAAAACACGTAGGTGAAAAGGcattccaaaatatttatttagctttaACTGTTGTAACTGGATAGTCTCActctccatataaatgtccaaacACTTCCTGATTCTTACTTAACACATGGCCTCAGCTACCTCTTGTGGCAAGAAGTTCCTCAGTCTAATTAAGCATTAAGCGAAGAAAGCATTCTTTTGttatcagttttgaattgccATGTTTCAGTTTAATTGAATGTCCTCTTGATCTTGTTTTATGAGAaagggagaatcatagaatatgagggttggaagggacctcatgaggtcatctagtccaaccccctgctcaaagcaggaccaatcttaAATTACACACATTCTCAATCTACTCGAGTCAGTATTTTATAGACTTTTCTCATGTCCcttcttattcatctcctttgtaAGGTGACAATCCCAGTCCTTTCAACCTCTCTCTGTTTGAAAGTTTCCCTGGACTCTTGATCATTCCCATTGCCTGAGCCCCTCTCATTCTGCTATATCCCATGTGAGAAGGGTGCCCAGTGCTACAGGGAGGAGTCCAGAAGGGGGTGCTACAtataccccccaccccattccttcTGGATCCCAATGTTTTGCTTATTTTCCATCAAAGCTTTCACTTTGAGCAAGGCTTCACAGAGCTATGTACAATGATGCACAGATCCATGTCCTAAGTTCATACAGTTAAATTAGAACATTGTTCGGTGTTAGACGAATTCAAGTTTTCCTCTTCAATGGGCATGCATGTTGCAGTTATTGGCATCCAAGTTCACCTGCCATCATGCCACCCATTCACCTGGCTTGGTTAGCTCCCTCTGAGGACTTCTCTAGATTGAGTATGACCTAAATAACGTGGTGCCATCtgtaaatgttgccacctcacttcTCACTCCCCTTGGTAGATTGTTAATAACAATAAAATATGTacagtattatttattataaagTGTGTAACCTCCCTCATTCTGCTTCTATCCATTCACAGGCACTTTGAGCGTTTATGAGTCTGATTGATGCATTAACCAAGTCATGGCAGTTTtcaacctcaccccctctgacCCTTCATCATTTATCCTAaagggcattcctggcctggaagcTGCCCACATCTGGATTTCAATCCCTTTCTCTACGTCCTACATTATCAGCCTGTTGGGAAATTTCATGGTTCTGTTTGTTGTAGGCAAAGAGCAGACCCTGCGcaagccgatgtacctgctgctctgcatgctggcacTCACAGACATCAGCACATCTACCTCTGTTGTGCTgaaggcactgtgtatattttggttcaaaTTGGAAGTTATTAGTgtgggtggctgcctcacccagatgttcttctttCACACGGGCACTACGATGCACTCAGCCGTCCTCGTCACAATGGCCTTTGATCGCTatgttgccatatgtaaccctctgagatacGCCACCATCCTCACCAATGCACGAATAGCTAAGCTAGGGCTCGTGGGTTTGATAAGAGCCGTTCTCttttctctgcccctgcccctgctcctcaccAGGCTgccattctgtgccaaccgcattatccccCACACGTACTGCGACCACATGGCTGTGGCAAAGATGTCGTGTGGGGACATCACAGTCAACAGGATGTACGGCTTGGTGATACCATTTGTAGTCAACGGGTCAGACCTGACACTCATTGCCCTCTCCTATGGTCTGATCATCAGGGCTGTCCTCAGAATCTCATCCAAGAAAGCCCACCAGAAAGCTCTCAACACCTGCACcgcccacatctgtgtgatgctGATTTCTTATCCCCCCTTCTTTTTCTCCACTGTGACACACCGGTTCAGTCAGGGCATTGCTCCCCACATTCACATCATCCTGGCGAACCTCTATTTCCTCCTCCCGAccatgctcaaccctatcatttatggggccaaaaccaaagagcttcgtgAGAAAGTTGGCAAATACACTTACAGAATGTGGTCGCTTGGGGGCCACTGACTTTAAACCTGTGTGAAGAGACGGGGAAAGGATACTTCCTCATCAGTCAAGGGCGCTCTTTCCCTGTTTGTCTGTTTGTCATCATTGTGGAAGTTCATAGTCTGAGAAGCACCTCACACCTAACATCTTATCACTGCATCACCAAGCACTGCTCTCTCCATTGCTGCATCCCCTCTCTCTGACCATCACTTGATGTCTTTCAGCGTCACCCCTCCTCCACACACCCTATCACTTGGCCTTTCAGTGACTTCCAGACCACTAGACGATACTGCATCTTTCTGAAGCAAGGTGGCTTTCCATTAGATTCTATTTGAACAGACTTCTTAATCAGTTTGACAAACTTAAGCTCTGCTTTCTGATAGACAAAGACAAAGAAACCAACTATAATACTGAACTTCTTTATCATATATACAATGATTCAGTGAGCAAAATTTGCCTTATTTTCCTATGTCCAATTCTTCAGGAAGCCTGGAGGATAAACCAAATGTTTCCATTGGAAAGTTCTAATACAGGAAAGGTGCTGCAGGAACTGAGGACATTCTACTAGAGCTTATTGGTGAGAGTTGTGAAACTGTTTTTGAGAACTGCACTGTATTACTTTGGATTTCAGGGGTGTGTATCCCAGAATATGATCAAGCCAATTGCAACCATAAGATGTGCCCTCAGACACTATGAATTAATAAATAGAACTTTAGATACTTTAGGGTTAATTTTAAAGCAGGTTTTAGATGCAAAGTCAAAATCTAGCTgtcagtttctgctaatcagaatgggaggagtgGACATATGAGACAAATAAATAAGTGAGGAATGaagtttattgaaagttaggaaaagtgATGATCGAATAGGGGTCACTATGTTTTGTAGAAGTTATAAAAAAATAGCTAATACAGTGTACTTTGGAGCAGTTCTCTGAAGCCATCTTGAAAGACCTTTCTCCTGACACCCTTTCTCCTcagctcataaattgttcgccctctatagcactgatagagagatatgcacagctgtttgccccccccccccccgttattaATAcctactctgggttaattaataagtaaaaagtgattttattaaatacagaaagtaggatttaagtggttccgagtaataacagaaagaacaaagtgaattaccaaacaaaataaaataaaacacacaagtctatgtctaatcaaactgaatgaAGATgaaacctcaccagttccagtaagcttccttttacagactagtctccttctagcctgggtccagcaaacATTCAcatcccctgtagttactgtcctttgttccagattctttcaggtatctttgtggtggagaggctatctctttagACAGATGAagacaaaatgatggggttttggagtcacatgggcaagtcacatgtccatgaatgactcAGAATTTACAGGATAGCAGCCACGGTTCACATGCTTCCTTGAGCGTCCTCAGGTAGTCCTCTTAtctggattggagcattccaagatccattgttccttaagtgcttcttcattgggcacttaacttagcaaattcctttctaaagaagctgaccaaatgccttacaaagCTTAGAAATCAAGGAAGTATACAggcatattcataacttcaagtacaaaaatgatacatgcgtaCAAATAGGAtaaatagattcagtagatcataacctttaccaAGATATGTTACACAGCATATGTAACATACAACATATTCcaggcatatgtagcataaagcCTTGTGGGGGGCACCGTCACACCATCATTCTCTGTTTTTTTGTGTGAAACAGCTGCCAACCCTCAGTCGGGATACAAATACCAGTACTGCAGTTTTGATTTTTAATGTGATTGTCATCGCAAAGCTTTGTTGCTAATGTGGACCAACTCCTGCTGGGTCttgtagcttttaaaaaaaaatcaaatccatACTAGAGATCTAATGAAATCTTCCATTTCTTCCTTGATGTATCGACCaatgtgttaattaaaaaaacaaaacaaaaacaactctgTTGTTTTAAGAAATAGATTGAGCTACTTTTGTGTTAGTTTTTAAGTGACTTTGGACTCCTAATTCAGTATAAATGTGGGAACCTTTCAAGCTGGACTGGAACCAGAGAAGCAGCTCCGAGCTAAAAGGCAGACCTGAGccggaggcagagcagcagtgctcaggcagagctgggaagctggTACAGACCAGAGCCGGGAGCTGGGTCGGCACAGACCAGCTGTGCCAACAGGTCCCAGCACTGAGCTACAGCGTGGAACTGTGGGGCCAGAGCCAGGATAGTGGATGCCAGCCATGCCACACGTAACACAGCAGCGGAGCACAATGAGCAGATGGGGAGAGCAAGGTGGGGCCATCTGCAAacagcccagcacagggagacatcACTAGAGAAGAGGGCCTTGAAGGCTGGACTCAGAAGGAGGGATGTGAATCTGCTGGGAGGACATATGCTGGGGAGAAAGGTCTGgtcacctagagcctgagggaaTGAAACCACCACCAGACCAGGTTCCTTACCTGCAGTATCACCACGGAGCAGCCagagcctgggcaggaggccggGGACATGTGAGGAACAAATTGGGAAGATTTCTTACATCCCAGAGTCggctgtttgtggtgtttcccatGCCCACAGATCAGGGTTCCTTGTTTCCTGGAAGATTTCacatcttttcattttttttacagctgctgtttaataaattataTTTGGTTTGAACTTAATGTAGTGATCAGTGGGTTAGGGAAGTGTCCGGTGTGGTGTGAAGACagtaccctggagtggggacaccctagcccctgtcctaagtgaccatGATGAGACTGGGGATTCAGCTTCCCAGGAACCCTGGGCCCAGCTGTGTCACCATTACGCCGACTCTGCCACACAGCAGAAtggaaggggagtccttgaggtcagacaggcctctgggtaaagagAGTGGGAGTGGGGATTCTGCTGTTGGgagataacagggcctggagaggctgaatcaccagcaaagcagtgtgaacaAGGGACAGCCCAGCTGGGTGGTTAGAGGGTGCAGcagttcccacagctcccagagtGAACCCCATGGGTGAAACCCATCACACTCATACCGTCCGGAGCCCAAATTAGGCCCCCAGGCACTCATCACACAAGCACGCAGGAGAGACTGTAGCCTGAAGAAAAGACCCAGATGTAGCAGTTGTTTGATTCCTTTACCACTGTGTTCTCACCCCAGCAGGACACAGCTACCTAAAATACCACAATAGTGAAATGGCCCCAGGGCAACAGATTAAGGAAACTCCATAGCTATTCACACATAAAATGTGGGATACCATGTGAGATGAACTCTAGGTGATTTTGGCCCTGGCTCTGGTGAAGGAATTATAGAGTGGGTGCAGAAACCCCATGGTACTAGTTTTGACACACGATAGCAGAATCCGTTTCTGCATTGATTTCTGAAAAATCAACACAGTATTGAAATGTGATGTTTACCCGATGCAGAGAGTAGCTGGCCTATTAGAACAGTTTGAGCTGCCAGATAAGTATCTACTTTAGACCTCACAAAGGGATATTGGCAAATACTTTTGATGCAAGAATCCTGGGAGAAGAATACATTGTCCATCCACTTCAGCTTGCATCAATTCAGGATCATGTGATTTTTTCCTCCACAGGATGGAAGTGACTTTTCAGAGGCAATGGATTGGCTACTACAATTGCATGAGTGCTATGCAGCAATATGCTGCTACGATcaattgaaaatggtttttggtcCAGTATCTTGTGGCAGCATTCCCACGTGTAGTGCAGATGGCAGTACATTGAACACAGAAAAGAAAGCCATCGTCAGCTGCTAAGTTGAACAGTCTGCAATACTCAGTTTGCCCTGACAATCTGAGCTCTTGTTATTGGTAAATATTTTCTTCGGTCCCAGGGGAGACTTTGAAACTGAAGTTCTCCagggtctattttctgctcttcccACTGCTGGGAAGAGGCAGCCAACTTGAGAGTCTGCAGGGACTGTACAGGGGAATCATAAAAATCACTGCCCAGCATGGCGAGTGTCAGACATGTGAGATCCATACGCTGATTCTCAGGGCTCTGCCTTCCCACCGCCATAAGGAGATTTCCTCTCTGAGCTGAGCGGGA
Proteins encoded:
- the LOC123367950 gene encoding olfactory receptor 52N4-like, whose protein sequence is MAVFNLTPSDPSSFILKGIPGLEAAHIWISIPFSTSYIISLLGNFMVLFVVGKEQTLRKPMYLLLCMLALTDISTSTSVVLKALCIFWFKLEVISVGGCLTQMFFFHTGTTMHSAVLVTMAFDRYVAICNPLRYATILTNARIAKLGLVGLIRAVLFSLPLPLLLTRLPFCANRIIPHTYCDHMAVAKMSCGDITVNRMYGLVIPFVVNGSDLTLIALSYGLIIRAVLRISSKKAHQKALNTCTAHICVMLISYPPFFFSTVTHRFSQGIAPHIHIILANLYFLLPTMLNPIIYGAKTKELREKVGKYTYRMWSLGGH